A section of the Telopea speciosissima isolate NSW1024214 ecotype Mountain lineage chromosome 3, Tspe_v1, whole genome shotgun sequence genome encodes:
- the LOC122654005 gene encoding glycine-rich cell wall structural protein-like, translated as MTRLAPALALLSLLCFNVLVVGVLARDVATVKDDDKKFLSFGKGGGFGGGFGGGGGGGFGGGGGHGIGGGAGGGFGKGGGPGAGIGKGGGFGGGAGGGFGKGGGIGGGAGGGAGGGFGKGGGVGGGIGKGHGHGIGGGIGKGGGAGGGFGKKGHDHGHGHGHGVGGGIGKGGGAGGGFGKGGGVGGGIGKGGGVGGGISKGGGFGGGVGGGYGGGGGIGGGIGGGSGGGIGGGFGKGGGIGGGFGGGAGGGGGFGGGGGGGIGGRN; from the exons ATGACACGCTTAGCTCCGGCTCTTGCTCTTCTGTCACTGCTTTGCTTCAACGTTCTTGTTGTGGGTGTTCTTGCTAGAGATGTTGCCACTGTGAAAGACGATGACAAGAAGTTTCTGTCCTTCGGAAAAGGAGGTGGGTTTGGTGGCggttttggtggtggtggtggtggtgggttcggtggcggtggcggtcaTGGCATTGGTGGTGGAGCTGGTGGAGGATTTGGCAAAGGTGGTGGACCTGGTGCTGGCATCGGCAAAGGTGGCGGttttggtggtggtgctggaggaGGATTTGGCAAAG GAGGTGGAATCGGTGGTGGTGCAGGT GGTGGTGCAGGTGGAGGATTCGGTAAGGGAGGAGGAGTCGGTGGAGGGATCGGCAAGGGTCACGGTCACGGAATTGGTGGTGGAATCGGAAAGGGTGGCGGAGCTGGGGGTGGATTTGGCAAGAAGGGTCACGATCATGGTCACGGTCACGGTCATGGAGTAGGTGGTGGAATTGGAAAGGGTGGCGGAGCTGGGGGTGGAtttgggaagggtggtggtg tcGGTGGAGGTATTGGTAAAGGTGGTGGGGTTGGAGGTGGAATCAGTAAGGGTGGAGGATTTGGAGGTGGTGTTGGGGGAGgctatggtggtggtgggggaaTTGGTGGTGGAATAGGAGGAGGGTCTGGTGGTGGAATAGGTGGTGGGTTCGGAAAGGGTGGAGGAATTGGTGGTGGGTTtggaggtggtgctggtggcggcggcggatttggtggtggcggtggcggtggtatTGGAGGACGTAACTAG